One stretch of Amycolatopsis tolypomycina DNA includes these proteins:
- a CDS encoding dihydrolipoamide acetyltransferase family protein, which produces MPDFLLPDLGEGLTEAAIVDWRVKVGDTVDVDQVVVEVETAKAAVEVPVPFAGVVSALHGEPGQLLPVGAPLLTVGGFAEPGVTTSSGSGNVLIGYGTAPTTRRKRARRPVSVTAPTRPQQPGVISPFVRKLASDNGIDLARLTPGGADGIIRRADVEAALKKTNGRRIPLTGVRKAVADKLSTSRREIPEATVWVDVDATELVAARAALNAKSDRPVSLLGLIARFAVAGLRRYPELNSRVEGDEIVVLDEIHLGFAAQTDRGLVVPVVRDAGTLSTRDLSAAIGDRARTAREGKLAPADLTGGTFTVNNYGVFGVDGSAAIINHPEAAILGIGRIIDRPWVVDGALVARKICELTLAFDHRVCDGGTAGGFLRFVADCVESPVTALGDL; this is translated from the coding sequence GTGCCTGACTTCCTGCTGCCGGACCTCGGCGAAGGCCTGACCGAGGCGGCGATCGTGGACTGGCGGGTCAAGGTCGGCGACACCGTCGACGTCGACCAGGTCGTCGTCGAGGTCGAGACGGCGAAGGCGGCCGTCGAGGTGCCGGTGCCGTTCGCCGGCGTGGTGTCCGCGCTGCACGGCGAGCCGGGGCAGCTGCTGCCGGTCGGCGCGCCGCTGCTGACCGTCGGCGGGTTCGCCGAACCCGGCGTCACGACGTCGTCGGGCAGCGGCAACGTCCTCATCGGCTACGGCACCGCGCCCACGACCCGGCGCAAGCGCGCGCGACGCCCGGTGAGCGTCACCGCGCCCACGCGGCCGCAGCAGCCTGGCGTGATCTCGCCGTTCGTCCGGAAACTGGCGTCGGACAACGGGATCGACCTCGCTCGGCTCACGCCGGGCGGCGCGGACGGCATCATCCGCCGCGCCGACGTCGAAGCGGCGCTCAAGAAGACCAACGGCCGCAGGATTCCGCTGACCGGGGTGCGCAAGGCCGTCGCCGACAAGCTTTCGACGTCTCGGCGCGAGATCCCCGAGGCCACGGTCTGGGTGGACGTCGACGCGACGGAGCTGGTCGCCGCGCGGGCCGCGCTGAACGCCAAGTCCGACCGGCCGGTCAGCCTGCTCGGGCTGATCGCGCGGTTCGCCGTCGCCGGGCTGCGCCGGTACCCCGAGCTGAATTCGCGCGTCGAAGGCGACGAGATCGTCGTGCTGGACGAAATCCACCTCGGGTTCGCCGCGCAGACCGACCGCGGGCTCGTCGTGCCGGTCGTGCGGGACGCCGGGACGCTGTCCACGCGGGACCTCTCGGCGGCGATCGGCGACCGCGCCCGCACCGCGCGCGAGGGCAAGCTCGCGCCCGCGGACCTCACCGGCGGCACCTTCACGGTGAACAACTACGGCGTCTTCGGCGTCGACGGCTCGGCCGCGATCATCAACCACCCCGAGGCCGCCATCCTCGGCATCGGCCGGATCATCGACCGGCCGTGGGTCGTCGACGGCGCACTGGTGGCGCGCAAGATCTGCGAGCTGACGCTGGCCTTCGACCACCGCGTCTGCGACGGCGGCACGGCGGGCGGGTTCCTGCGGTTCGTCGCCGACTGCGTGGAGTCGCCGGTCACCGCCCTCGGGGACCTCTGA
- a CDS encoding alpha-ketoacid dehydrogenase subunit beta — protein sequence MTTTTMAQALNAALRDALKDDDRVLVFGEDVGTLGGVFRVTDGITADFGEDRCFDTPLAESGIVGFAVGMAMGGFRPVVEMQFDAFAYPAFEQITSHVAKLRNRTRGALEVPMVIRVPYAGGIGGVEHHCDSSEAYYTHTPGLRVVTPGTAQDAYDLLRDAIESPDPVIFLEPKCRYWSSEEVSFTRSGPGMDQAVVRRHGKDVTLIAYGPMVATAMETAEAAKAEGWDVEVVDLRSLSPFDDETVTASVRRTGRAVVVHEAAGFGGYGAEVVARVTEQCFHQLHAPVLRVTGLDIPYPAPKLERHTLPDVDRILDTIARLQWDDTPVVAGA from the coding sequence ATGACGACCACCACCATGGCGCAGGCGCTCAACGCGGCCCTGCGGGACGCCCTCAAGGACGACGACCGCGTCCTCGTGTTCGGCGAGGACGTCGGCACGCTCGGCGGCGTCTTCCGCGTCACCGACGGCATCACCGCCGACTTCGGCGAAGACCGCTGCTTCGACACCCCGCTCGCCGAATCCGGGATCGTCGGGTTCGCCGTCGGGATGGCGATGGGCGGCTTCCGCCCGGTCGTCGAAATGCAGTTCGACGCCTTCGCCTACCCGGCGTTCGAGCAGATCACCTCGCACGTCGCCAAGCTGCGCAACCGCACCCGGGGCGCGCTGGAAGTGCCCATGGTCATCCGGGTGCCCTACGCCGGCGGCATCGGCGGCGTCGAGCACCACTGCGACTCCAGCGAGGCCTACTACACGCACACGCCGGGCCTGCGCGTCGTCACGCCGGGCACCGCGCAGGACGCCTACGACCTGCTCCGCGACGCCATCGAGTCGCCGGACCCGGTGATCTTCCTCGAGCCGAAGTGCCGCTACTGGTCGAGCGAAGAGGTCAGCTTCACCCGCAGCGGCCCCGGCATGGACCAGGCCGTCGTCCGCCGCCACGGCAAGGACGTCACGCTCATCGCGTACGGCCCGATGGTCGCCACCGCCATGGAAACCGCCGAAGCGGCGAAGGCCGAGGGCTGGGACGTCGAGGTCGTCGACCTGCGCTCGCTGTCGCCGTTCGACGACGAGACCGTGACGGCGTCCGTGCGCCGCACCGGCCGGGCCGTCGTCGTGCACGAGGCCGCCGGCTTCGGCGGCTACGGCGCCGAGGTCGTCGCGCGCGTCACCGAGCAGTGCTTCCACCAGCTGCACGCGCCGGTCCTGCGCGTCACCGGGCTCGACATCCCGTACCCGGCGCCGAAGCTGGAGCGGCACACGCTGCCCGACGTCGACCGGATCCTCGACACGATCGCCCGCCTGCAGTGGGACGACACGCCGGTGGTGGCCGGTGCCTGA
- the pdhA gene encoding pyruvate dehydrogenase (acetyl-transferring) E1 component subunit alpha, whose amino-acid sequence METLLPSAVPVRFVAEDGSRADRNGGYGEPAGARLKEAYRLMVLGRRFDVQATALTKQGRLAVYPSSAGQEACQVAAALALEARDWLFPTYRDSVALVARGLEPGEVLTLLRGDAHCGYNPVETRVAPQCTPLATQTLHAAGLAHAMQRRGEDAVALALIGDGATSEGDFHEALNFAAVFKAPVVFFVQNNRFAISVPFEKQSAAEALAYKGIGYGMRSEQVDGNDAVAVLAVLDDAVKHAREGKGPVLVEAHTYRIDAHTNADDATRYRDAEEVAKWREADPLKRLETFLKNENLLQDTEIERFAADAEVYAQSVRDTLNAEPELDPLSLFDHVYARPTRQLETQRAALEAELEA is encoded by the coding sequence GTGGAAACCCTGCTGCCGTCCGCTGTCCCCGTGCGGTTCGTCGCCGAGGACGGGAGCCGTGCCGACCGAAACGGCGGCTACGGCGAACCCGCCGGAGCGCGGCTCAAGGAGGCCTACCGGCTGATGGTCCTCGGCCGCCGGTTCGACGTGCAGGCCACCGCGCTCACCAAGCAGGGCCGGCTCGCCGTCTACCCCTCCAGTGCCGGCCAGGAGGCCTGCCAGGTCGCCGCGGCGCTCGCCCTGGAAGCCCGGGACTGGCTCTTCCCGACCTACCGTGACTCCGTCGCCCTCGTCGCCCGCGGCCTCGAGCCCGGCGAAGTCCTGACGCTCCTTCGCGGCGACGCGCACTGCGGCTACAACCCGGTCGAGACGCGCGTAGCACCTCAGTGCACTCCGCTCGCGACGCAGACCCTGCACGCCGCCGGGCTCGCGCACGCGATGCAGCGACGCGGCGAAGACGCCGTCGCGCTCGCGCTCATCGGAGACGGTGCCACCAGCGAAGGCGACTTCCACGAAGCACTCAACTTCGCCGCCGTCTTCAAGGCGCCCGTCGTGTTCTTCGTGCAGAACAACCGCTTCGCCATCTCGGTGCCCTTCGAGAAGCAGAGCGCCGCCGAAGCGCTGGCGTACAAGGGCATCGGCTACGGCATGCGCTCGGAGCAGGTCGACGGCAACGACGCCGTCGCCGTCCTGGCCGTCCTCGACGACGCCGTCAAGCACGCGCGCGAGGGCAAGGGCCCGGTGCTCGTCGAGGCCCACACCTACCGCATCGACGCCCACACCAACGCCGACGACGCCACCCGCTACCGCGACGCCGAAGAAGTCGCGAAGTGGCGCGAAGCCGACCCGCTCAAGCGGCTGGAAACCTTCCTCAAGAACGAGAACCTGCTTCAGGACACCGAAATCGAGCGGTTCGCGGCCGACGCCGAGGTCTATGCCCAGTCCGTTCGCGACACGCTGAACGCCGAACCCGAGCTCGACCCGCTCTCGCTGTTCGACCACGTCTACGCCCGGCCGACCCGCCAGCTCGAAACCCAGCGGGCCGCCCTCGAAGCCGAACTGGAGGCCTGA
- a CDS encoding Lrp/AsnC family transcriptional regulator, translating into MAHGGLPGRTVPALDDIDRAMLAELSADGRLAVRALAEKLHISRTNAYARLERLMAEGVITGFGARIDPRRAGLGTSAYIMVTVEQTSWRTMATDLHEIPYVDHVALVGGDFDILLLVRTPDNSTLRDVVLERLQALEGVRSTRTWLIFEELPGSVLS; encoded by the coding sequence CTGGCTCACGGCGGTCTGCCGGGACGAACGGTCCCGGCTTTGGACGACATCGACCGGGCGATGCTGGCTGAGCTGTCGGCGGACGGCCGCCTGGCGGTGCGCGCGTTGGCGGAAAAGCTCCACATCTCGCGGACGAACGCGTACGCGCGGCTGGAGCGGTTGATGGCGGAGGGGGTGATCACGGGCTTCGGCGCCCGGATCGACCCGCGCCGGGCGGGCCTGGGCACGTCGGCGTACATCATGGTGACGGTGGAGCAGACGTCGTGGCGCACGATGGCGACGGACCTGCACGAGATCCCGTACGTGGATCACGTGGCCCTGGTCGGCGGCGACTTCGACATCCTGCTGCTGGTCCGGACACCGGACAACTCGACGCTGCGCGACGTGGTCCTGGAGCGGCTGCAGGCACTGGAGGGCGTGCGGTCGACGCGGACGTGGCTGATCTTCGAGGAGCTGCCGGGCTCGGTGCTGAGCTGA
- a CDS encoding glycoside hydrolase family 3 protein: MSLSLLGGIAQATPAQADTPQPVIGQPAKDKDGCARIEKSLPTLADWPKVDSRFKGKAGDEQRIAEILKGMTLEEKVGQMTQPEIAAITPDEVRQYAIGSVLNGGGSWPGGKKYATQQDWLNLADAYWNASKTSRTKIPVIWGIDAVHGNNNVYGATVFPHNIGLGAAHDPCLVRDVAGATARQIRATGQDWAFSPTLAVVQDDRWGRTYEGFSEDPRITRSYGFEAINGLQDGATKRIGYNGVIATAKHFIGDGGTINGQDQGVNPASEADMINVHGQGYYGALAAGSQTVMVSFNSWTNADLGINEGKLHGSDKALNQILKGKMGFDGLVVSDWNGIGQVTGCTNSSCPQAINAGIDIVMVPNDWKAFITNTVAQVQSGQIPMARIDDAVTRILRVKLRDGLFESQKPSDRSYANSDEALKDNWLARDAVRESQTLLKNNGNVLPLKPSSKVLVVGKSADNIANQTGGWTLSWQGTGNTNADFPNATSILTGIKQNLGDANVTFDATGNVDPKGFDAVIAVIGETPYAEGVGDLTRKSLEAARLYPEDLAVLDKVSGKGTPVVTVYVGGRPLYMNKEINRSDAFVAAWLPGTEGGGVADMLVKGKDGTGYQGTLSYSWPKSACQSPLNPWSPNYDPLFKLGYGLKTGQRVTVGQLDETPGPASCTSTGGGGTATEDLAIYDRTDVPPYTSQIGSAENWGGTVIGPDGTAAHTEINVVPTDVNVQGDGLKATWTGAGAAQLYMQNTAGTNDLRGYLNADAALEFDTTVQQAPANRTVISMHCVYPCFSEVNATKLFTDLAGGAKTTVKIPVSCFDNGLDFEHINTPFLVYTDGAFQASFANVRWVPGGAKDPDARTCSSLT, from the coding sequence ATGAGCCTGAGCCTGCTGGGCGGGATCGCCCAGGCGACGCCGGCCCAAGCCGACACCCCGCAACCCGTCATCGGCCAGCCCGCCAAGGACAAGGACGGCTGCGCCCGGATCGAGAAGAGCCTGCCGACCCTCGCCGACTGGCCGAAGGTCGACAGCCGGTTCAAGGGGAAGGCCGGCGACGAGCAGCGGATCGCCGAAATCCTCAAGGGCATGACCCTGGAGGAAAAAGTCGGGCAGATGACGCAGCCCGAGATCGCCGCCATCACCCCCGACGAGGTCCGCCAGTACGCCATCGGCTCGGTCCTCAACGGCGGCGGCTCGTGGCCCGGCGGCAAGAAGTACGCCACCCAGCAGGACTGGCTGAACCTCGCCGACGCCTACTGGAACGCCTCCAAGACCAGCCGCACGAAGATCCCCGTCATCTGGGGCATCGACGCCGTGCACGGCAACAACAACGTCTACGGCGCCACCGTCTTCCCGCACAACATCGGCCTCGGCGCCGCGCACGACCCCTGCCTGGTCCGCGACGTCGCCGGCGCCACCGCCCGGCAGATCCGCGCCACCGGCCAGGACTGGGCCTTCTCGCCCACCCTCGCCGTCGTCCAGGACGACCGCTGGGGCCGCACCTACGAAGGCTTCTCCGAGGACCCGCGCATCACGCGCTCCTACGGCTTCGAGGCCATCAACGGCCTCCAGGACGGCGCCACCAAGCGCATCGGCTACAACGGCGTCATCGCCACCGCCAAGCACTTCATCGGCGACGGCGGCACCATCAACGGCCAGGACCAGGGCGTCAACCCGGCGTCCGAAGCGGACATGATCAACGTCCACGGCCAGGGCTACTACGGTGCGCTCGCCGCGGGCTCGCAGACCGTGATGGTGTCGTTCAACAGCTGGACCAACGCCGACCTCGGCATCAACGAGGGCAAGCTGCACGGCAGCGACAAGGCGCTGAACCAGATCCTCAAGGGCAAGATGGGCTTCGACGGCCTCGTCGTGTCCGACTGGAACGGCATCGGCCAGGTCACCGGCTGCACGAACTCCTCGTGCCCGCAGGCGATCAACGCCGGCATCGACATCGTGATGGTGCCGAACGACTGGAAGGCGTTCATCACCAACACCGTCGCCCAGGTGCAGAGCGGCCAGATCCCGATGGCGCGCATCGACGACGCCGTCACCCGCATCCTGCGCGTGAAGCTGCGTGACGGCCTGTTCGAGTCGCAGAAGCCGTCCGACCGCTCCTACGCCAACTCCGACGAGGCGCTGAAGGACAACTGGCTGGCGCGTGACGCCGTCCGCGAGTCGCAGACGCTGCTGAAGAACAACGGCAACGTGCTGCCGCTCAAGCCGTCCTCGAAGGTCCTGGTCGTCGGCAAGAGCGCCGACAACATCGCGAACCAGACCGGCGGCTGGACGCTCAGCTGGCAGGGCACCGGCAACACGAACGCCGACTTCCCGAACGCCACGTCGATCCTGACCGGCATCAAGCAGAACCTCGGCGACGCCAACGTCACCTTCGACGCCACCGGCAACGTCGACCCCAAGGGCTTCGACGCGGTCATCGCGGTCATCGGCGAGACGCCGTACGCCGAAGGTGTCGGCGACCTGACCCGCAAGTCGCTCGAAGCGGCGCGGCTCTACCCCGAGGACCTCGCCGTGCTGGACAAGGTCAGCGGCAAGGGCACCCCGGTCGTCACCGTGTACGTCGGCGGCCGCCCGCTGTACATGAACAAGGAGATCAACCGCTCCGACGCGTTCGTGGCCGCGTGGCTGCCCGGCACCGAGGGCGGCGGCGTCGCGGACATGCTGGTCAAGGGCAAGGACGGCACCGGCTACCAGGGCACGCTGAGCTACTCGTGGCCGAAGAGCGCGTGCCAGTCGCCGCTCAACCCGTGGTCGCCGAACTACGACCCGCTGTTCAAGCTCGGCTACGGCCTCAAGACCGGCCAGCGCGTCACGGTCGGGCAGCTGGACGAGACCCCCGGCCCGGCGTCCTGCACGTCGACCGGCGGCGGCGGGACCGCGACCGAGGACCTGGCGATCTACGACCGCACCGACGTCCCCCCGTACACCAGCCAGATCGGCTCGGCGGAGAACTGGGGCGGCACGGTGATCGGCCCGGACGGCACGGCGGCGCACACCGAGATCAACGTCGTCCCGACGGATGTCAACGTGCAGGGCGACGGCCTGAAGGCGACCTGGACGGGCGCCGGCGCGGCCCAGCTGTACATGCAGAACACGGCGGGCACGAACGACCTGCGCGGCTACCTCAACGCGGACGCGGCGCTGGAGTTCGACACGACCGTCCAGCAGGCACCGGCCAACCGGACGGTGATCAGCATGCACTGCGTGTACCCGTGCTTCAGCGAGGTGAACGCGACGAAGCTGTTCACGGACCTGGCGGGCGGCGCGAAGACGACGGTGAAGATCCCGGTGTCCTGCTTCGACAACGGGCTGGACTTCGAGCACATCAACACGCCGTTCCTGGTGTACACGGATGGCGCGTTCCAGGCTTCGTTCGCGAACGTGCGGTGGGTGCCGGGCGGCGCGAAGGATCCGGACGCGAGAACCTGTTCGAGCTTGACCTGA
- a CDS encoding DUF885 domain-containing protein, with the protein MTSEAATLADELVQVLATWMPLEATFVGVPGHDHELADPSEAGHARLRAEAAGILDRARASADPDKITLGVVVQQTEALITQIDARVVEFTLAEPMYAIGMSHLAFLPQLEPTGEQAEEDFLSRLAAFPAFYDALAERHRAGLRAGRTPVDRRAHHALGILDRFLAQDSPFPQPLTGDRGARRDELVAGKVRPALARYREFLATEVAGHGRKDDRPGLCWLEGGEAHYTALARMYTTTDHTPAELHELGRSVLAELEAEYAELGGRVFGLTDPAEVRRRLRSDESLRWRDAEEMLETARAAVARATAAAPDWFPRVPKAECVVKAVPDAEAPVASAAYYMPPALDGSRPGVYYTNTHEVHTRDRFIAETVAFHEAVPGHHFAESLALELTDLPQLRRIALITAYDEGWALYTERLADEMGLFSSDLMRLGMVAEDSVRAARLVVDTGLHARGWTRQQCVEFLRANTGLSEVEVQSETDRYIESPGQALAYMTGRLEIVRLRRFAEEALGDAFDIKEFHGVVLGSGKLPMKVLEDVVRAWVGAKV; encoded by the coding sequence ATGACCTCCGAAGCGGCCACCCTCGCCGACGAACTCGTCCAGGTCCTGGCCACCTGGATGCCCCTCGAAGCGACCTTCGTGGGCGTCCCCGGCCACGACCACGAACTCGCCGACCCCAGCGAAGCCGGCCACGCACGCCTCCGCGCCGAAGCCGCCGGCATCCTCGACCGGGCCAGGGCCTCGGCCGATCCCGACAAGATCACGCTGGGGGTCGTCGTCCAGCAGACCGAGGCGCTGATCACCCAGATCGACGCCCGCGTTGTGGAATTCACCCTCGCCGAACCCATGTACGCGATCGGCATGAGCCACCTGGCCTTCCTGCCGCAGCTCGAGCCCACCGGCGAGCAGGCCGAGGAGGACTTCCTGAGCCGGCTCGCCGCGTTCCCCGCCTTCTACGACGCTCTCGCCGAACGCCACCGCGCCGGCCTCCGCGCCGGCCGGACGCCCGTCGACCGCAGGGCCCACCACGCGCTCGGGATCCTCGACCGGTTCCTCGCGCAGGACTCGCCTTTTCCCCAGCCGCTCACCGGAGACCGCGGCGCGCGCCGCGACGAACTGGTGGCCGGGAAGGTGCGGCCGGCGCTGGCCCGCTACCGCGAGTTCCTCGCCACGGAGGTCGCCGGGCACGGCAGAAAAGACGACCGGCCCGGCCTCTGCTGGCTCGAAGGCGGCGAAGCCCACTACACCGCCCTGGCGCGCATGTACACCACCACCGACCACACTCCCGCGGAGCTGCATGAGCTGGGCCGAAGCGTGCTCGCCGAGCTCGAAGCCGAGTACGCCGAGCTCGGCGGCCGGGTGTTCGGGCTGACCGACCCGGCCGAGGTGCGCCGCCGGCTGCGCAGCGACGAAAGCCTCCGCTGGCGGGACGCCGAGGAGATGCTCGAAACCGCGCGCGCTGCCGTGGCCAGGGCGACGGCCGCCGCGCCGGACTGGTTCCCGCGGGTGCCGAAGGCCGAGTGCGTGGTGAAGGCGGTGCCGGACGCCGAAGCGCCGGTTGCGTCGGCGGCCTACTACATGCCGCCCGCGCTCGACGGATCCCGGCCGGGCGTCTACTACACCAACACCCACGAGGTGCACACGCGCGACCGGTTCATCGCCGAGACCGTCGCCTTCCACGAAGCCGTGCCCGGCCACCACTTCGCGGAGTCGCTGGCGCTGGAGCTGACCGACCTGCCGCAGCTGCGGCGGATCGCGCTGATCACCGCCTACGACGAAGGCTGGGCCCTCTACACCGAGCGGCTCGCCGACGAGATGGGCCTGTTCTCGAGCGACCTGATGCGGCTCGGCATGGTGGCCGAGGACTCGGTCCGCGCGGCCCGCCTGGTGGTCGACACCGGCCTGCACGCGCGGGGCTGGACACGGCAGCAGTGCGTCGAGTTCCTGCGCGCGAACACCGGCCTGTCCGAGGTCGAAGTGCAGTCCGAAACGGACCGGTACATCGAGAGCCCCGGCCAGGCCTTGGCCTACATGACCGGGCGGCTGGAGATCGTCCGCCTCCGCCGGTTCGCCGAGGAAGCCCTCGGCGACGCCTTCGACATCAAGGAGTTCCACGGCGTCGTACTGGGCAGCGGAAAGCTGCCGATGAAGGTCCTGGAGGACGTCGTCCGGGCCTGGGTCGGCGCCAAGGTGTGA
- a CDS encoding response regulator transcription factor, translated as MCARVLVAEDDEKQAEVLRLYLESEGHTVVLAPDGRAALDEARRDRPDLLVLDVMMPKVDGLDVCRILRQESDVAVLMLTARATEDDLLLGLDLGADDYLTKPYSPRELMARVRTLLRRTAPRREPPDSALRAGLLRLDPVRHEVSVGGRPVDTTPGEFQLLETLIRQPGRVFTRRQLLELTRGDDRFVSTRIIDVHVLNLRKKLEPDPQKPVYLRTVFGVGYKLTPEDAA; from the coding sequence GTGTGCGCACGTGTACTGGTCGCCGAGGACGACGAGAAGCAGGCCGAGGTCCTCCGGCTCTACCTCGAGAGCGAAGGCCACACCGTGGTGCTGGCCCCGGACGGCCGGGCGGCGCTCGACGAGGCCCGGCGTGACCGGCCCGACCTGCTGGTCCTCGACGTGATGATGCCGAAGGTCGACGGTCTCGACGTCTGCCGGATCCTGCGGCAGGAGTCCGACGTCGCCGTGCTGATGCTCACCGCCCGTGCCACCGAGGACGACCTGCTGCTCGGCCTCGACCTCGGCGCCGACGACTACCTCACCAAGCCCTACAGCCCACGCGAGCTGATGGCGCGGGTCCGGACGCTGCTGCGGCGCACCGCGCCGCGCCGCGAACCGCCCGACAGCGCGTTGCGCGCGGGCCTGCTGCGGCTCGACCCGGTGCGGCACGAGGTGTCCGTCGGCGGGCGGCCGGTCGACACGACGCCGGGTGAGTTCCAGCTGCTGGAGACGCTGATCCGGCAGCCGGGCCGGGTGTTCACCCGCCGTCAGCTGCTGGAGCTGACCCGCGGCGACGACCGGTTCGTCAGCACCCGGATCATCGACGTCCACGTGCTCAACCTGCGCAAGAAGCTCGAACCCGACCCGCAGAAGCCCGTCTACCTGCGGACCGTCTTCGGCGTCGGGTACAAGCTCACCCCCGAAGATGCCGCGTAG
- a CDS encoding sensor histidine kinase has translation MPRSPRRSSQPRARQHSFPRRRSLVVRLTAVSLLIALASIAATTWLAVQTTTRAIQQEQGQALSGDATIYTELLGFAAANHTWDQVGPRLRALSEQTGRRVVLTTLDRRVLGDSGGAPVTLPVKATASVDPLHVDPVLLPEAGTSGIDPRATGPFKLPPPERAELTALATKATACLTSLGLPSQIRDSPSGRPLLTGIDPLTARYYAAKCLLFELAEPTPTEQAALTSLNEAVNRCLQGQGAEPVKLGLDLEALGVPEQRPIEGCLDTARREQLAPYVAPPALLFTLGPGGSPLPTFTLSRENLTRILAVTGGVLLLAVALTTLVARRLSRPLRALTEAAQQDRPAPVKSRDEVGYLAAAFNDLTARRERIEEQRKAMVGDIAHELRNPLNVIRGRLEAAEDGHLPFDRALTASLLEETVLLQHIVDDLQDLAAADAGQLRLHPEPLDAAELAGHVAAAHADRAAAAGVTLTVDTTDATGGCALEADPVRLRQVVGNLVTNAIRHTPPGGRVTIRVSSTVDEVTLAVADTGTGIAAEDLPHVFDRFWRAEKSRSRQTGGSGLGLAIVRHLVQAHDGTVVAESEVDAGSTFTVRLPVAYSGRPA, from the coding sequence ATGCCGCGTAGCCCGAGGCGCTCTTCTCAGCCGAGGGCGCGTCAGCACAGCTTCCCGCGGCGACGCAGTCTGGTCGTCCGGCTCACCGCCGTCTCGCTGCTGATCGCCCTCGCCTCCATCGCGGCGACCACCTGGCTCGCCGTGCAGACCACCACCCGCGCGATCCAGCAGGAGCAGGGCCAGGCCCTCTCCGGCGACGCGACGATCTACACCGAGCTGCTCGGCTTCGCCGCGGCGAACCACACGTGGGACCAGGTCGGCCCCCGGCTGCGGGCGTTGTCGGAGCAGACCGGCCGCCGGGTCGTGCTGACCACGCTCGACCGGCGCGTTCTCGGCGACTCCGGTGGCGCGCCGGTCACCCTGCCGGTCAAGGCGACCGCGTCGGTCGACCCGCTGCACGTCGACCCGGTGCTGCTGCCCGAGGCCGGCACGAGCGGCATCGACCCGCGCGCGACCGGCCCGTTCAAGCTGCCGCCGCCCGAACGCGCGGAACTCACCGCGCTGGCCACGAAGGCCACCGCCTGCCTCACCTCGCTCGGCCTGCCCAGCCAGATCCGAGACTCGCCGAGCGGGCGGCCGCTGCTCACCGGGATCGATCCGCTGACCGCCCGCTACTACGCCGCCAAGTGCCTGCTCTTCGAGCTCGCCGAGCCGACGCCGACCGAGCAGGCCGCGCTGACCAGCCTGAACGAGGCCGTCAACCGCTGCCTGCAGGGCCAGGGGGCCGAGCCGGTGAAACTGGGTCTCGACCTGGAAGCCCTCGGCGTCCCCGAGCAGCGGCCGATCGAGGGCTGCCTCGACACGGCCCGCCGCGAACAGCTCGCGCCGTACGTGGCGCCGCCCGCGTTGCTCTTCACGCTCGGCCCCGGCGGATCGCCGCTGCCGACGTTCACGCTGTCGCGGGAGAACCTCACCCGGATCCTGGCGGTGACCGGCGGCGTGCTGCTGCTGGCCGTCGCGCTCACGACGCTCGTCGCGCGGCGGCTGTCCCGCCCGCTGCGGGCGCTGACCGAGGCGGCGCAGCAGGACCGGCCGGCGCCGGTGAAGTCCCGCGACGAGGTCGGCTACCTCGCCGCCGCGTTCAACGACCTCACCGCGCGGCGCGAACGCATCGAGGAACAGCGGAAGGCAATGGTCGGCGACATCGCCCACGAGCTGCGCAACCCGCTCAACGTCATCCGCGGCCGGCTGGAGGCCGCCGAGGACGGGCACCTCCCGTTCGACCGGGCCCTGACCGCGTCGCTGCTCGAAGAGACCGTGCTGCTGCAGCACATCGTCGACGACCTGCAGGACCTCGCCGCGGCCGACGCCGGGCAGCTGCGCCTGCACCCGGAACCCCTCGACGCGGCGGAGCTGGCCGGCCACGTCGCCGCGGCGCACGCCGACCGCGCGGCCGCGGCCGGCGTCACGCTCACCGTAGACACCACCGACGCCACCGGCGGCTGCGCGCTGGAGGCCGATCCGGTGCGGCTGCGCCAGGTCGTCGGCAACCTGGTGACGAACGCGATCCGGCACACCCCGCCCGGCGGGCGGGTCACCATCCGCGTCTCGTCCACTGTGGACGAGGTGACGCTCGCCGTGGCCGACACCGGCACCGGCATCGCGGCCGAGGACCTGCCGCACGTGTTCGACCGGTTCTGGCGGGCCGAGAAGTCCCGCAGCCGCCAGACCGGCGGCAGCGGGCTCGGCCTCGCCATCGTGCGTCACCTCGTGCAGGCCCACGACGGCACGGTGGTCGCGGAGTCCGAAGTGGACGCCGGATCGACGTTCACCGTCCGGCTGCCGGTCGCCTACAGCGGCAGGCCGGCGTAG